The Chroococcidiopsis sp. TS-821 nucleotide sequence CCCAAATTTTCGAGTTGTGAAAATGGATTTTCACGCGGTAGTAAGCGAATCACCGCCTTTTCGCCATTGACGCAAGGAAGCGTACTGACACGCATATCCATGCCCATTTCCGCGTTTTCATCAATCGTGTATTTTTCTTCAATACGTCCATCTTGCGGGCGGCGACTTTCAGAAATGTCCATTTTAGACATCACCTTGATCGCCACAATGACGCGACGGCTTAATTCTTGGGGTAGCATTGTGATATCACGCAGCACTCCGTCAATGCGATAGCGCACGCGCAAACCTTCGGTGGTAGGTTCGAGGTGGATGTCACTCGCTCGATTGCGCAATGCTCCAGAAAGCAAAGTTTTGATGCGTTCAATTTGATCCGCCGAGCGCGATAAATAGATTTGCGTTGTTTCTGTAATGTTTTCGGCTTCTTGCTCGCCTGTGAGTGGATTGACAAACGGTGTCGCCGTGATGCGGTTCGTATTAAGATTTTGGGTGTGAAACCAGGTACGGTAACTATTGTCTGATATCGGAATGATTTGGATATTGCTGCCAGTCCGTTCGGCTAAAAAAGCGATCGCCTGCGAATCAATCTCAACGGGACTACCTAAATAGTAACAACCGCGCCACAATAACAATGGAATTACGGGAGGAACACTGCTTTTGTCAGGAAAGTGACGCAAAAATCGAGAATTCACATCGCGATCGAGTAGTTCGGTATTCACGCTTCCGCGATCGTCTACAAGCAGCTTAAGTGCTTCAGCACAGCTAATTTCTTGATTTTTGAGTCTTTGCCAAGCTGAGGGAGTTGCCGATTGCATAATTAATTTAGAGTTAATAAGTTTGAACTATTCGTTTGAAATAACTTCTTGGCGAAGTTGTTCGATTACGGATTCGCACGTCTTCTTTACTTATACCTTGTCACTACTCAAGCAGCTACTTGCAAATTAGTCAACTGCATTTCATTAATATTAAGTAGATTTAGCTATCTGATTTTTTTAATAGTTTTTTATATTTATATTTTAATTATAAAAGTCAGGATTTTTTATCTATGTGAGAACAGATACTAGCAATGCTCACTTTCCAGAGCTTAACTATACGTAAGAGCATTGAATTCAAAAATATTTGGCTTAATTAAGTTTTTACCTTACACTCAATAGTTGAATTTTCTGCAAATAACTCAGTTCGTCAATAAACAACTTTGCCTCAGTTCAATCACTTGAAAATCATTAAATTTCTGATAGCAGCGTGTAAAAAGTAAGTTTTCTGAAGCGAGCGTTTGCCTAAATAAGTACCTTTAGTATCAACTGAACTTGCAGCAGGTTAGACGAGTCAGGCTAAGGCTTGTAGACATTTATGGCAAATATAAGTTAAAGTTGTAATGAGTTTGTTTACCAAGTAACATTAACTGCTTATTAGGTCGATAGCAGATGGCATCTACTGCCAAAGGTTATAGGTAGCAACTCGCGGGTAAATAGCAGTTTATATGGAATGCTCATTTCTCCAATGCAATTACCCATTTCGGTAAAATAATCAACAAGGGGTAGATTTGCTACCCGATCGCAAAAGAAGTTTCAGCCATGCAAAAAGAAGCGGCAGCTACCAAACCAATTCGCTCATTTGAAGATGCTGTTGCCCAGTGTCAAGCACTGGGTATGCGCTTGAGTCGCCAGCGTCGCTTCATCTTGGAGCTACTTTGGCAAGCGCAAGAACATCTATCAGCAAGAGAAATTTACGATCGCCTCAATCAACAAGGAAAAGCGATCGGACATACATCAGTGTATCAAAACTTAGAAGCACTTTCGAGTCAAGGCATCATTGAGTGCATTGAACGCTCCGATGGACGCCTTTACGGAAATATCAGCGATTCGCACAGCCACGTGAATTGCTTAGATACAAACCAGATCTTAGACGTAGAAGTAGAACTTCCAGAAGACTTGCTAGCAGAAGTCGAGCGCAGAACTGGAGTCAAAATTACTGACTATAGTATTAACTTTTACGGATATCGGCAGACACAAGTGTAAGATGTGCGCGTACGCTGAATGTGGAGACCATATCAAACACAATGAGCGATCGCACCATCAAGCTACTCTTAGTCGATCCTGACCCGATTTTCCGGATAGGATTTTCGCGACTTATCGCTGAGTCATACCCTGATATCCAAATCGTTGCAGAAGCTGAAACCAGCTCTGTGGCACGAAAAATCTTAGCAGACTTTGCCAGAGAGAACGCAACGGCATTCTCTAGTGGTTTACCTTCTGATGCAGCGGTTAACTTAGTTGTTCTAGAGCTACAGCTAGGACTA carries:
- a CDS encoding Fur family transcriptional regulator, which produces MQKEAAATKPIRSFEDAVAQCQALGMRLSRQRRFILELLWQAQEHLSAREIYDRLNQQGKAIGHTSVYQNLEALSSQGIIECIERSDGRLYGNISDSHSHVNCLDTNQILDVEVELPEDLLAEVERRTGVKITDYSINFYGYRQTQV